The following are encoded together in the Syngnathus typhle isolate RoL2023-S1 ecotype Sweden linkage group LG5, RoL_Styp_1.0, whole genome shotgun sequence genome:
- the mier3b gene encoding mesoderm induction early response protein 3 — MAEASIGSSSPVGSLSSEDHDFDPTAEMLVHEYDDERTLEEEESLEGGGNFSSEIADLEKEGNMPLEELLAIYRYEASAGSSIDSSSGDLTDELPDMTLDKEEIAKDLLSGDYEEETQSSADDLTPSVTSHEATDFFPRTLRSNAVSDGDKDSECDDDGPSPEDSRKEIMVGAEHQAEVPLTICHYTEDEKVYEDEDELMWRPGTLPESKVRSFLTDVVSRTTDEKATHDKLHVRDNEQALLELVKCNYNTHEALEQYCSHLKSSKEKSPPWSEEECKNFEHALQMYDKNFHLIQKHKVSTRTVAECVAFYYMWKKSERFDFFVQQNRFGKKKYSSYPGVTDLMDRLVDEAEGLAVDSSSSVCSGSGGGTGGRMESTTDQQLSLLNSITASDLTALSNSVATVCSPAEVTCMDSYSFPPLESLHRASLNHDESLGFPSGGADADCLNMLGAGFYHSDLGQLSGVCVAKDCERPSKRLKMTAPDSFMGDVTVGNLAVDFEARRTAPHHHRIAGAKMAVSVTDFSEPNSFLGGHARHHAQHATALQSD, encoded by the exons ATGGCGGAG GCTTCCATTGGGAGTTCAAGTCCAG TTGGCTCTTTGTCGTCAGAAGATCATGACTTTGACCCAACTGCAGAGATGCTAGTTCATGAGTACGATGATGAGAGGACTCTGGAGGAGGAAGAATCTCTTGAAGGGGGAGGCAATTTTAGTTCTGAGATTGCAGATTTGGAGAAG GAAGGCAACATGCCTCTCGAGGAGCTGCTGGCCATCTATCGCTACGAGGCCTCAGCTGGTTCCAGTATCGACAGCTCCTCTGGCGACCTCACGGACGAGCTGCCCGACATGACTTTGGACAAG GAGGAAATTGCGAAAGACTTGTTGTCTGGCGACTACGAGGAGGAGACCCAGTCGTCAGCAGATGACCTCACCCCTTCTGTCACCTCCCACGAGGCCACCGATTTCTTCCCCAGAACACTTCGAT CAAACGCCGTCTCTGATGGGGATAAAGATTCTGAGTGTGATGATGATGGTCCAAGTCCAGAAGACTCCAGAAAG GAAATAATGGTCGGCGCTGAGCACCAAGCGGAGGTTCCTTTGACCATCTGCCACTACACCGAAGATGAGAAAG TGTATGAAGATGAAGATGAGCTCATGTGGAGGCCGGGCACGCTCCCAGAGAGCAAGGTCAGGAGTTTCCTGACCGACGTGGTGTCGCGGACGACGGACGAAAAGGCGACGCACGACAAACTGCATGTTCGAGACAATGAACAA GCTTTGCTTGAGCTCGTCAAGTGTAACTACAACACCCATGAGGCGCTTGAGCAATACTGTAGCCACCTAAAATCCTCGAAAG AAAAATCTCCTCCGTGGTCCGAAGAGGAGTGCAAAAACTTTGAACATGCTCTACAGATGTATGACAAGAACTTTCACCTCATTCAGAAACACAAA GTTTCGACAAGAACGGTAGCAGAATGTGTAGCGTTTTACTACATGTGGAAGAAGTCGGAGCGTTTCGACTTCTTCGTGCAGCAGAATCGCTTTGGGAAGAAAAAGTATAGCAGCTATCCTGGCGTCAC GGACCTGATGGACAGGCTGGTAGACGAAGCGGAGGGTTTGGCCGTGGACAGTTCGTCGTCTGTGTGCTCGGGAAGTGGCGGCGGTACGGGAGGAAGAATGGAAAGCACAACGGATCAACAGCTCAGCCTGCTCAACTCCATCACTGCCAGTGACCTCACAG CTCTGAGCAACAGCGTGGCAACAGTGTGCAGTCCGGCCGAGGTGACGTGTATGGACTCATACAGCTTCCCCCCACTGGAGAGCCTCCACCGCGCCTCCCTCAACCATGACGAGTCGTTGGGCTTCCCATCGGGCGGCGCCGATGCCGACTGCCTCAACATGCTGGGCGCTGGGTTCTACCACTCGGACCTGGGCCAGCTGAGCGGCGTGTGCGTGGCCAAGGACTGCGAGCGGCCCTCCAAGAGACTCAAGATGACGGCGCCGGACTCGTTCATGGGTGACGTCACTGTGGGCAACCTGGCCGTGGACTTTGAAGCGCGCCGGACCGCGCCGCACCACCACCGGATAGCTGGCGCCAAAATGGCCGTGTCGGTCACGGACTTCAGCGAGCCCAACAGCTTTTTGGGTGGGCACGCGCGCCACCACGCGCAGCATGCCACAGCACTTCAATCTGACTGA